AACGTGGCGTCACAAGTTTGCGCTTAGTGTCAGCACGAATGAATTCCACGATGTCCATTACGGATTCATTATCCCCAAATTCATCGGCCACGTCGGCAACGCGCTCCTGCAATGTCCCCTCTTCAGCAAAGAGAAGTCGGTAGGCGCGCCGCAAAGTATGAATCTGGTCCCGCGAAAAACCGCGACGTTTCAGCCCAACAATGTTGAGACCCTTTAGAACAGCGCGGTTTCCGAGCACTGATCCGTATGGAATAACGTCCTTTTCAACGCCGGACATCCCGCCAACAATGGCATGTTTGCCAATGCGTACAAACTGATGCGCTGCCGTCAGCCCAGACATGAAGGCAAAATCACCGACATTGCAGTGCCCGCCTATCGTGGCATTGTTGGCAAAAATAACATTGTCCCCGACTTGGCAGTCATGAGCCACGTGCGAGCCTGCCATGAACAGGCCGCCGTCACCAATTCGCGTAAATCCGCCGCCAAGCTGTGTGCCGGGATTGATCGTCACACCTTCACGTATGACGTTGTTCTTCCCGATAATCAGCTCAGTTTTTTCACCAAGGAACTTCTTGTCCTGCGGTGGATTTCCAATTGAGGCGAACGGAAAAATGTGCGTGCCGCCTCCAATGGTTGTCCAGCCGTCAACAACCACATGGCTATGCAGAACAGCGCCGTCACCAAGAACGGCATTCTTGCCGACTACACTGTAGGGACCAATTTCGACATCACTGCCAAGTTGGGCACCGTCCGCCACAACAGCGGTCGGATGGATGGCCATTAGGCATCTCCCGTAGGTTTGGCTTGGGCTTTCGCGATCTTTGGCGGCTGCGTTCCCTGACTTGCATCACGGTCTGCAATCATTGCACTGAATTCAGCTTCAGCTACCAGAGTATCGCCAACCATGGCCTTGCCGGAATACTTCCAGACAGGGCCTCTAGAGCGGATCATGGATACGTGCAGTTCTAGAACATCACCCGGCACGACCGGCTTGCGGAAGCGTGCTCCATCGATGGTCATGAAGTAAACGGTCTTTGTGTCGGCAACAGCGCCCATGTTGTTCATGACAACGGCACCTGCGGTCTGAGCCATTGCCTCAACGATCAGGACGCCCGGCATCACCGGCATATCAGGAAAGTGTCCTTGAAAATGCGGCTCGTTGATCGTGACGTTCTTGATACCTACAGCAGATTTATCTCCATCGATATCTATGATCCGATCGATCAACAACATGGGGTAGCGATGCGGGAGCAATTGCATGACCCGCATGATATCCGCGACCTGCATGTCGCCTGTTGGTGTTGGTGTCTCTTCAGCCATTTCTTATCTCGCAGAATCGCTAATTGTCGTACCTGCCCGTTACCGGACCTAAGTTGTTTTTTTCTTCTTCTTGCGTTTGGCAAGAATTGCCACCGCCGCTAGTTCACGCCGCCACTGTGACATGGGTCGAGCAGGTGCCCCACCGTATTGCTGGCCACCTTCAAGGTCACTTGGAACGCCGGTGCGCGCCGCCAACATGGCTCCATCGCCAATTTCTAGGTGCCCCGCAATTCCCACTTGCCCCCCGGCAACGACATAGTTGCCAAGCTTTGCAGATCCCGAAATGCCGACCTGAGAGACGATGATACAACCACGGCCGACAGAAACGTTGTGCGCAAGCTGAACCTGATTGTCGATCTTGCTGCCTTGGCCAATCACCGTATCAGGTCCAGCCCCACGATCTATTGTGGTATTCGCACCGATATCCACATCGTCCTGCAAAATAACACGCCCAAGCTGCGGTATCTTTTGGTGGCCATTGGGGCCCATGGCGAAACCGAATCCATCCTGACCAATTCGAGCACCAGGGTGAATGATCACCCGGTCGCCCACCAGTGCGTGGGTCAACGTTACGTTGGGCGCTATCGCACAATCCTGACCGATCTGCACACCGCGCCCGATCACAGTGTTTGCCCCAATCGATGTTCCGTCACCAATCTCCACATTGGCACCAATCACAGCACCAGCGTCTATTTTGACTGTCGAACCGACTTTTGCGGACGGATCAATATGAGATGATGGGCTTATCTGTGTTTCGTCGCCGCGCGGCAGATGCGGGTAAAACATCATGGCGGCCGACGCGTATGCTGGATAAGGAGCATCTATCACGAGCAAAGAAACACCTGCCGGTGCCAGCTCGACTGAAGCCGGCGCCAGAATTACGGCGCCAGCCTTGGTTGCTGATAACGCATCCTTGTAGCGCGGGTTATCAAAAAAGCTGATGTCAGAAGCTGTGGCTGAATCCAGCGGCGCCACATCAACGCATTCTTGATCAGAAGCACCGGACCCAATCGTCGCTCCGATTTCCTGAGCAATCTGTTCAAGAGTGAATGGACCGGACTTGGTGAAGAAGCGCGGATCAGCCATGTGTTTAAACTGCCTTGTTACGAAACACTATGGTCGCACAGAGTATTCCCGACCTTCACATTGGACTACCGGGGACGTTCAACCTTCAGCTTCGGCATCCTTTTGTCGAGACGGGCGATTACTTCTGCTGTGATGTCATAGTCGACACCACCCACATGAACCGCACCAACAGACATCACCATATTGGCGCCACGCTCGACCAGAATGCTCTGCATGATCTCATTCAGAACCGCATTCACCTGGCGACGCGCGTTGTTGGAAGCAGACTGGACTGCTGTACGCTCAATCTGGAAGAGATTGCCGCTACCCTCTTTTTCGGCCTGCAGTATTTCCCATTCCTTTTGCAGAACGGCTGGGTCGCGATCGCGCGCGCTCGCCAAAAGAGCCTGTTCCCTATCTACATAACTTTCTGCTGTGGTTTTCTCACGGCTAGAAATTTCTGACAGCATAACCTGAAGCTGTGACCTGATGTCTTTGCCCACTTCGGATTGACTAAAAACCGTGTCCAAATCAAGGAACAACGCGCGTGCCGGAGGCACCTGAGCGGATGCAGGTACTATTGCAGATGCAAACAAGGCTGCAGCTATCAGGAGCAGCGGAAAATTGCGGAACATGAAATTTGTTCTTCTTGTCATGATTAGAAACTCGTGCCCGCACTGAACCGGAAGAACTGGGTCTTGTCGTAGTCTTCTTTGATGAAGGCTTCGGCAAGATCAACTCGAACCGGACCGAAAGGCGATTCCCAGAAAATACTAAATCCGCCGGACGCCCGCAGGGCAAAATCGTCCTGGATATTGCTCACGGTCAGGACGTTATTGACAACAAGCAAGCGGTCTTGCTCATCGCTAACGCCTACACTGCCGAACTCGGTGAAGAACGCGCCTTTAATCCCAAGTTCCTCAGGAAGGAAAAGAGGAACTGATATCTGCGCGGTGCCAATTGCATAAGCGTTGCCACCTAGCGCATCGTCTGTGGTCAGGTCACGGGGACCAACGCCCGATGGTTCAAACCCTCGGAAGCTTGACCCGCCTTTGAAGAAACGGTTGTTGAGCCGAACGTCCTGACCGTCATAGCCCAAGACATAGCCACCATCGAGTCGAAGAGACAGCACGAAGTCTTCATCGAAACCGTGGAAAAAGGCTGTCCCAGCTTCAGTTGCCAGGAATCGATTGTCGCCCAGCGGTGTGCCGGCAGTCTGGTCAAAGAAGAAGGTGTATCCTGATGTCGGAATCTCAGGATCATCTCTCTCATCAATCGAATAGGTGTATCCGACCAAATGAGAATCGGCGACGCCCTCCGCAGCCAACACAGAGAGGGAGGCACGACTAGAAACATTCTTGATTTCTTCACGGACATAGCTTGTTCGTAGTTGGAGCGATGAGAATTCACCCATAGGGAACCCAAATCGGACACCCGCACCGGTTCGCTGGAAGTCATAGCCGGACTCATCCTGAAAATCGCTCTCAGTACCAAACAAATCAATGCCCGCACTCAGATTGCGCCCCATGAAGTATGGCTCTGTGAAGCGCAAGTCGATCTGTTGACGGTCGCCAGATAGCGACAAGCGCAACCGCAAGAACTGGCCGCGACCCAACAGGTTACGTTCGACGATTGCAATGTCACCAACAATACCAGCGTCCGACGAGAAACCAGCGCCAATCGATAGTTCACCGGTTGATTGCTCTTCAACATCCACGCTGATCACAGTCTGGTCTTCTTGTGATCCAGGTTCTTCGCTTACTTCAACATTTGCAAAAAGACCAAGTGCACGAATGCGATCACGCGAGCGACTTAGCAGGACCCGGTTGAATGCGTCGCCTTCGGCCAGGCGCATCTCGCGGCGGATCACACGATCCAAGGTGCGTGTATTGCCATTGATGTTGATACGCTCAACATATACCCGCGGACCTTCATCAACGCGGAAGGTGATGTTGATCTTGCGGTTCTCGCGGTCCCGACGCACACGCGGGCGCACATCTGAGAAGGCATAACCTTCGGTGCCTGCGGCAAATGTCAGAGCGTCCACTGCATCGTCAATACGAGACGCGTCGTATTCATCGCCATCTTCAATTTCGATCAGTGCACGAAGCTCTTCGGGATTGAGGCGTTCAAGCTCGGTCGCGACCTCAATGTCTCCAAATGTATAGAGTTCGCCTTCCTCGACCGTGAACGTGACGAAAAACTCACTGCCGTCTGGAGCCATTTCAGCCACAGAAGACAGAACGCGGAAGTCAGCGTAGCCATTTGTTAGATAGAAGCGGCGCAGCAACTCCCGGTCAAAGGTAAGGCGATCGGGGTCATAGTTGTCGTTGGTCGAGAGGAACTTCCACCACGCAGATTCTGATGTTGCGATTTCACCACGAAGATCACTGTCTGAGTATGCTTTGTTACCAACAAACTTGATGCTGGCAACGCCTGTCTCAGGGCCCTCAGAAATCTCGTATGCAAGATCCACTCGATTTTGCGGCAGTTGAATGATCTTAGGCTCGATCGCAGCGGCAAAGTTACCCTTGCGCCTGTAAAGCTCAATAATTCGCTGCAGGTCGCTTTGAACACGCGAGCGGGTAAAAACAACACGAGGCTTAAGCTCGGTTTCTGATTCAAGATCTTCGTCGTCGATACGGTAGTTACCCTCGAAGGCAACGCGGTTGATGATCGGATTTTCCACTACCGTCACGATCAGACCCGCGCCACTCTCACGAATAGACACATCGGCAAAAAGCCCGGTGGCAAAAAGGGTCTTCAAGCTGTCATCAATTGCCCTTGCGTCAGCCATCTGGCCTTCACGAATGGTCATATAGGACCGGACAGTCTCAGCCTCGACACGTTGGTTTCCCTCGACGTCGATACGCTCAACCACGAGTTGATTTCCCGTCGGGGCTGGAGCTGCAGTCGGAGCAACCTGTGGAGCAGCACCCGCGGGTGCTGTAGGTCCAACCTGAGCAGTTGCCGAGGTGCCAAAAGCAATCGCTGCCAGAATTGAAATGGCAGAAACGCGGCGCAACATGCGGACCGGCATCGTCTTTGTCATGTATCCTCGCCCGTTTTCAGGCCTATTGAAATTCACGTGTTCCGCCCCAAAAACTCAGGAAAACCATTAAAAACGGCCAAAATCAGGAAAATACAGAGCCGATATAGTCGAATACCCGCAAGTGAACCAAATCATTCCATGTTGCAAAAAGCATCAAAGACATAACGGCTGCTAACCCAATACGAAAGCCGTATTCCTGCGCTTTTTCCCCCAATGGCTCCCCACGAACCGCTTCCGCCGCATAATACAGCAGATGGCCCCCATCCAGCATGGGAACCGGGAACAAGTTTAACAGGCCAATCGACACCGACAAAATGGCTGCGAGGTTCAACAGAGCGATCAAACCAAGAGTCGCGACCTGCCCTGAGACCTGAGCGATCCTCAGAGGGCCGCCCAATTGGTCTGCGTCCTGGCGGCCGACAATGATATCGCCCAGATAGGTCATCGTGGTTGAGATGATAAACCCTGTTTCCTCTACGCCTTTCCAGACTGCGGCTGCCGGGTTGTAGCGCACGGTCGTGATGTCGCCTTCCGCGTTTTTACGGGTCAGGCCGATCAGTCCAATACTCTGCGTATTGCCGAAACGGTCGGTGATTTCACGCAACTGAGGAATGACTTCGAGATCCACCAACGATCCATCGCGTTCAACCGTGAAGGCCAAAACCCGTTCAGGGCTGGTCGACACGATACGCTGCATATCGTTGAAGCTCGCGATCTCGCTGCCGTCGATTGAGACCACAAGGTCACCAGGCATGAAGCCAGCTTCCGCGGCGGCGCCTCCAGGCTGCACCTCATCGACACGTGGCGCCGTAACGCTTTGTCCGATGACGGAGTACATGAAGGCAAAGATGACGATGGCCAAAAGGAAGTTGGCCACGGGCCCGGCGGCTACAACAGCGGCACGCGCATGCAGTGGCTTGAACTGAAAGCAGTCTTTGCGAATCTCTTCAGGCAGCTGTGACAAGGCTTCTTTGTCAGGAGTGCTGGCCGCGTTCTCATCGCCGAGGAATTTCACGTAGCCGCCTAGCGGCAGCCATCCGATTTTCCAACGCGTATTATTCTTGTCGGTCCAGCCGACGATCTCTCGCCCAAAACCAATTGAGAACTGCTCGACGATTACACCAAACCAGCGCGCGACCAAAAAATGACCCATCTCGTGAATGAACACCACAAGAGACAGGACGAAGATGAAGGGTATGACGTACCCGAATAGTCCGGAGATGAAATCCATTTAGGTGGTGACCCTAACCTTCACTGCTCGCATCTTGTGAGAGCACCCTTTGGGGGCACTCGCACGATTTGTTACGTTCGACGTGCTGCAACCAATTCACTGGCAATGACACGCCCGGCCTGGTCAAGCATCAGCACATCTTCAAGGTTCGCGGGTGCTGCATCCAACCCCTGCGATAATGCGCGTGACATGGTTTCTTCAACAATCGCTGCAATGTCGAGAAAACCGACTTCTTCGCCCAGAAATGCTGCAACGCCCACCTCGTTGGCAGCGTTGAGGAGTGTAGGTGCCGCACCCCCGGTTTGCAAGGCAGCAAGCGCCAGCCTCAGCGCTGGAAAGCGTTCTAAATCAGGGGCTTCGAAGGTCAGCTGGGCAATTTCAGCAAGATCAAGCCGTGGTGAAGGCGTGGCCATTCGTTCCGGCCAAGCCATGGTGTGTGCAATCGGGATGCGCATGTCTGGGGAGCCGAGCTGTGCCAGCACGGATCCATCTGTATAGGCGACCATGGAATGAATGACAGATTGAGGGTGCACAATCACTTCCAGCTGGTTCGTTTCAACCCCAAACAGGTAAAAAGCCTCGATGACCTCCAGCCCTTTGTTCATCAAGGTTGCGGAGTCGACTGAAATCTTTGCGCCCATGGACCAGTTGGGGTGCGCCACGGCCTGCGCCGGCGTCGCAACTTCCATTCTGGATTTCTCCCAGGTACGAAACGGCCCGCCGGACGCAGTCAGAATAATCTTCTCCACTGCATCGTGGTTGTCCGTTTCAAGCACCTGAAAGATCGCATTGTGCTCTGAGTCCACTGGCAGCAATGTCGCGCCAGCCTTCTTCACTGCCTCCAGGAAGACTGTGCCGGCGCTGACAAGACACTCCTTGTTGGCAAGAGCAACACATGCGCCCCGTTTTGCAGCGGTCAACGTTGGCTGAAGCCCGGCCGCACCGACAATTGCGCCCATAACAAATTCAGAATCACGATCTGCTGCCTCGTTCAGCGCATCAGCACCTGCTGCGGCTTCAACGCCAGAGCCTGAAAGCGCATCTTTGAGATCCTGATACTTGTCCGGGTTCGCGACAACAGCAAAGCGCGCACCGAAATCACGCGCCTGTTTCGCAAGCAGGTCCACATTCGAGTTTGCAGTCAGGGCATCAATTTGAAATCGCCCGGGATCACGCGCCACCAAATCAAGTGTGGACGTGCCCACCGAACCGGTGGACCCAAGAACGCAGATGCTTTTGGGTGCCCGACTGCTGTTCTCAGCAGGGTTGGTGTCCACAGCAATGCTCATACGACGAATATCCCCAAACCAATGCCCTTTCCCTCTTCGGCAAGAATGCCGATCAAAGCAACAAAGGCTGTAGCTACTGCTGCAAAAATTAGCCCGTCCACCCGATCCAACACGCCCCCGTGACCGGGAATAAGGGCACCTGAGTCTTTCACATTTGCATATCGTTTCAAGGCGGATTCCGCGATATCACCAATCTGAGCAATCACTGCTGTGGCACCACTTATCAACGCAAGCAGAATGGGTACGTCCAACCCCAGAATTATCGAGGTTGCGGCGCCTGCGACCGAGGCTCCGGCAACTCCGCCCAAAAGGCCAGACCACGTCTTAGCCGGCGAAAAGCGTGGTGCCAGTTTGGGACCGCCAATCGTGCGCCCTGTCACAAACGCCATTATGTCAGTTGCCCAAACGACAGCGAGCAACCAATAAAGTGTCCACATGCCCCAGTCGCCACCGGAACGTAACCATACGATGGCAATGCATGGCAGTAAGATGTAGGGAAAGCCGATCATCGGCCAGCGTTTGCCCTCGTCCCGCCAAACAACCACACCCATGGCGACGGCGAATCCAGCTGCAGCCGCGAGTAAGGCAAACAGGGGCATGCCTGCTCCGGCAAGCCCGACCGCTATGATCGCTGTGACAGCATGTATGACATAGTCCGCGTTCAGATGACTGCCGCGGACAAGGCGCGCCCATTCATAGGTCATGAGCACTGCAGCCAGCATTATCAACGCAGTGAATGCGAGCCCGCCTAAGTAGACGAGGTAGATAGCGCCGGGTGCGAGCACGGCAGCAGACGCTATCCGCAGGAACAATTCCTTTGAGCGCGGCGGACGCGGTGGGACGTTGTCCCCATCACCGGAGGGAGACGTTCCATTGTCGCCTGGGGCGCCTACGGCTGAGGTGTCCATGGCTCTCTCGCACCAAAGCGCCTTTCGCGCGAGGCATAGTCAGCAAGCGCCTCACCCAATACTTCATCGTTGAAGTCAGGCCAAAGCGTTTCCACAAAAACAAGTTCAGCGTAAGCCGCTTGCCAGATCAGGAAATTGGAGAGGCGCTTATCGCCACTCGTCCGGATTATGAGATCAGGATCCGGCAGGTCATGAGTGTCCAAATGGTCTGCGACGGTGTCTGGCGTGATATCACAAGGTTTGAGGTCACCACGCGCCACAGCTTCAGCAATACGCAATGTTGCCCGTGTGATCTCACTTTGCCCGCCGTAGTTGAAGGCAATGGTCAATCGCAAGCCAGCGTTGCCTGCGGTCAGATCTTCGGCTTCTGCAATCATCCGCACAATGTCGTCTGCCAAGCCTTCGCGCGACCCAATAATCCGGATACGGACATTGTTTTTGTGAAGTTCTGCAAGATCACGTCGGATATAGAGGCGCAGCAGACCCATCAGGTCCTCCACCTCTTCCGGCGGACGCCGCCAGTTCTCGGTAGAGAATCCAAAAAGTGTCAGATAGGGAATGCCGCGCTCACCCACTGCACGCACCATCCGCCGGACGGTTTCTACGCCCTGTCGGTGGCCTAGCTTTCGGGGCAGATGTCGCTTTGCTGCCCAGCGCCCATTGCCATCCATGATGATAGCCACGTGCCTTGGCAGCGCTGCATTCACAGCCTTTGGCGCAGACCATTCCTCAAGCACCTGCTGGTCAGCGGTACTTTGGTCAGATGGGACTGGGGCTTCTGCTCGATGCATGGACCAAGAGTATCAGGTAAAGCGTTGAGTGCACGTTACCGGCAAATATGCCGAAAACAGCCAAAAACTCGCTTTATACCTGCATAATCTCCGCTTCTTTGGTGGCTAGGGCAGCATCCACGTCGGCAACAGCTTTGTCTGTCAGACCCTGCACCTTCTCGGACAGCTTCTTGTGATCGTCCTTGCCGATATCACCACCCTTTTCGGCTTTTTTAAGATGATCCATCGCATCTCGACGCACATTGCGAACCGCGACGCGGGCAGCTTCAGCGTACTTGCCGGCAACCTTGGTCAATTCGACGCGACGTTCTTCGTTGAGTTCCGGGATACCAACACGGATAAGCGTACCGTCTGCAACCGGGTTTACACCTAAGCCTGCGTCACGAATGGCCTTCTCGACTGGACCTACGAGTCCCTTGTCCCAGACTGACACCGTAATCAGCCGTGGCTCAGGAACCGACACATTGCCAACCTGATTAAGAGGTGTTTTGGCGCCATAGGCATCAACCATGACTGGGTCAAGCAGGGACGCTGATGCACGGCCTGTGCGCAGTCCGCCAAACTCACTCATCAAATTGTCGAGTGCGCCATGCATGCGCAGTTCGATGTCATCCAGGTCTACACCTGATCCGTCTTCGGCCATGTTGGCTCTCCTTAGGTCTGTCGTGCAGTCTCGGGGCAAAGGCGAATTGCTCGCGCGTCAGGCTGCTTCGTTCTCAACTATTGTTGCTCGGCCCTCACCCTTGAGAACCCGGCCAAACTCGCCAGTCTCATGGATATTGAAGACCACGATGGGAATTGAATTGTCGCGACACAGGCTGATTGCGGAGGCATCCATGACCTTGAGATCATCAGCCAGCACCTGCATGTAGCCAAGTCGTTCGTAGCGTTTAGCATTGGGGTCAAGCTTGGGGTCTGCGGTGTAGACGCCATCAACCTGGGTGCCCTTCATTAGAGCATCACACCCCATTTCTGATGCCCGCAATGCGGCAGCTGTGTCCGTCGTAAAAAACGGATTGCCAGTACCTGCTGCAAAAATGACAACCCGGCCCTTTTCCATATGACGTACCGCGCGTCGCCGGATATAGGGCTCGCAGACAGTCGTCATGGGAATAGCGGAGAGGACCCGTGTGGGGACGCCTTGTTGCTCAAGGCCGTTTTGAACTGCCAGGGCATTCATGACAGTTGCCAGCATGCCCATGTAGTCAGCGCTGGCTCGGTCCATGCCTTCTGCGGCCCCCTTAAGGCCACGAAAGATATTGCCGCCACCAATCACAAGGCAAACTTCAACGCCAATCGCCAGTGCTTCCTTCACTTCACCAGCAATGCGCTGCACAACATTGAGGTCAATGCCGTAGGCCTCCTCACCCATCAGCGCCTCACCGGACACTTTCAAGAGCACGCGTTTGTACTGAGGCTCGGACATGAACAAGGCTCCGACGGCGAATAACAGCAAAAGTGGGCAGTAGATGGTACTGCGCCGCCGACTCATTCGAGGCGGCGGCGCTGCATATTGGACGATGCGACGCTCAGTTTCCAGAG
The Pyruvatibacter sp. HU-CL02332 genome window above contains:
- the lpxA gene encoding acyl-ACP--UDP-N-acetylglucosamine O-acyltransferase — translated: MAIHPTAVVADGAQLGSDVEIGPYSVVGKNAVLGDGAVLHSHVVVDGWTTIGGGTHIFPFASIGNPPQDKKFLGEKTELIIGKNNVIREGVTINPGTQLGGGFTRIGDGGLFMAGSHVAHDCQVGDNVIFANNATIGGHCNVGDFAFMSGLTAAHQFVRIGKHAIVGGMSGVEKDVIPYGSVLGNRAVLKGLNIVGLKRRGFSRDQIHTLRRAYRLLFAEEGTLQERVADVADEFGDNESVMDIVEFIRADTKRKLVTPRSDGNGHSNVDE
- the fabZ gene encoding 3-hydroxyacyl-ACP dehydratase FabZ, which produces MAEETPTPTGDMQVADIMRVMQLLPHRYPMLLIDRIIDIDGDKSAVGIKNVTINEPHFQGHFPDMPVMPGVLIVEAMAQTAGAVVMNNMGAVADTKTVYFMTIDGARFRKPVVPGDVLELHVSMIRSRGPVWKYSGKAMVGDTLVAEAEFSAMIADRDASQGTQPPKIAKAQAKPTGDA
- the lpxD gene encoding UDP-3-O-(3-hydroxymyristoyl)glucosamine N-acyltransferase, whose product is MADPRFFTKSGPFTLEQIAQEIGATIGSGASDQECVDVAPLDSATASDISFFDNPRYKDALSATKAGAVILAPASVELAPAGVSLLVIDAPYPAYASAAMMFYPHLPRGDETQISPSSHIDPSAKVGSTVKIDAGAVIGANVEIGDGTSIGANTVIGRGVQIGQDCAIAPNVTLTHALVGDRVIIHPGARIGQDGFGFAMGPNGHQKIPQLGRVILQDDVDIGANTTIDRGAGPDTVIGQGSKIDNQVQLAHNVSVGRGCIIVSQVGISGSAKLGNYVVAGGQVGIAGHLEIGDGAMLAARTGVPSDLEGGQQYGGAPARPMSQWRRELAAVAILAKRKKKKKTT
- a CDS encoding OmpH family outer membrane protein, which translates into the protein MTRRTNFMFRNFPLLLIAAALFASAIVPASAQVPPARALFLDLDTVFSQSEVGKDIRSQLQVMLSEISSREKTTAESYVDREQALLASARDRDPAVLQKEWEILQAEKEGSGNLFQIERTAVQSASNNARRQVNAVLNEIMQSILVERGANMVMSVGAVHVGGVDYDITAEVIARLDKRMPKLKVERPR
- the bamA gene encoding outer membrane protein assembly factor BamA, which translates into the protein MTKTMPVRMLRRVSAISILAAIAFGTSATAQVGPTAPAGAAPQVAPTAAPAPTGNQLVVERIDVEGNQRVEAETVRSYMTIREGQMADARAIDDSLKTLFATGLFADVSIRESGAGLIVTVVENPIINRVAFEGNYRIDDEDLESETELKPRVVFTRSRVQSDLQRIIELYRRKGNFAAAIEPKIIQLPQNRVDLAYEISEGPETGVASIKFVGNKAYSDSDLRGEIATSESAWWKFLSTNDNYDPDRLTFDRELLRRFYLTNGYADFRVLSSVAEMAPDGSEFFVTFTVEEGELYTFGDIEVATELERLNPEELRALIEIEDGDEYDASRIDDAVDALTFAAGTEGYAFSDVRPRVRRDRENRKINITFRVDEGPRVYVERININGNTRTLDRVIRREMRLAEGDAFNRVLLSRSRDRIRALGLFANVEVSEEPGSQEDQTVISVDVEEQSTGELSIGAGFSSDAGIVGDIAIVERNLLGRGQFLRLRLSLSGDRQQIDLRFTEPYFMGRNLSAGIDLFGTESDFQDESGYDFQRTGAGVRFGFPMGEFSSLQLRTSYVREEIKNVSSRASLSVLAAEGVADSHLVGYTYSIDERDDPEIPTSGYTFFFDQTAGTPLGDNRFLATEAGTAFFHGFDEDFVLSLRLDGGYVLGYDGQDVRLNNRFFKGGSSFRGFEPSGVGPRDLTTDDALGGNAYAIGTAQISVPLFLPEELGIKGAFFTEFGSVGVSDEQDRLLVVNNVLTVSNIQDDFALRASGGFSIFWESPFGPVRVDLAEAFIKEDYDKTQFFRFSAGTSF
- the rseP gene encoding RIP metalloprotease RseP yields the protein MDFISGLFGYVIPFIFVLSLVVFIHEMGHFLVARWFGVIVEQFSIGFGREIVGWTDKNNTRWKIGWLPLGGYVKFLGDENAASTPDKEALSQLPEEIRKDCFQFKPLHARAAVVAAGPVANFLLAIVIFAFMYSVIGQSVTAPRVDEVQPGGAAAEAGFMPGDLVVSIDGSEIASFNDMQRIVSTSPERVLAFTVERDGSLVDLEVIPQLREITDRFGNTQSIGLIGLTRKNAEGDITTVRYNPAAAVWKGVEETGFIISTTMTYLGDIIVGRQDADQLGGPLRIAQVSGQVATLGLIALLNLAAILSVSIGLLNLFPVPMLDGGHLLYYAAEAVRGEPLGEKAQEYGFRIGLAAVMSLMLFATWNDLVHLRVFDYIGSVFS
- a CDS encoding 1-deoxy-D-xylulose-5-phosphate reductoisomerase, encoding MSIAVDTNPAENSSRAPKSICVLGSTGSVGTSTLDLVARDPGRFQIDALTANSNVDLLAKQARDFGARFAVVANPDKYQDLKDALSGSGVEAAAGADALNEAADRDSEFVMGAIVGAAGLQPTLTAAKRGACVALANKECLVSAGTVFLEAVKKAGATLLPVDSEHNAIFQVLETDNHDAVEKIILTASGGPFRTWEKSRMEVATPAQAVAHPNWSMGAKISVDSATLMNKGLEVIEAFYLFGVETNQLEVIVHPQSVIHSMVAYTDGSVLAQLGSPDMRIPIAHTMAWPERMATPSPRLDLAEIAQLTFEAPDLERFPALRLALAALQTGGAAPTLLNAANEVGVAAFLGEEVGFLDIAAIVEETMSRALSQGLDAAPANLEDVLMLDQAGRVIASELVAARRT
- a CDS encoding phosphatidate cytidylyltransferase, producing MDTSAVGAPGDNGTSPSGDGDNVPPRPPRSKELFLRIASAAVLAPGAIYLVYLGGLAFTALIMLAAVLMTYEWARLVRGSHLNADYVIHAVTAIIAVGLAGAGMPLFALLAAAAGFAVAMGVVVWRDEGKRWPMIGFPYILLPCIAIVWLRSGGDWGMWTLYWLLAVVWATDIMAFVTGRTIGGPKLAPRFSPAKTWSGLLGGVAGASVAGAATSIILGLDVPILLALISGATAVIAQIGDIAESALKRYANVKDSGALIPGHGGVLDRVDGLIFAAVATAFVALIGILAEEGKGIGLGIFVV
- a CDS encoding isoprenyl transferase encodes the protein MHRAEAPVPSDQSTADQQVLEEWSAPKAVNAALPRHVAIIMDGNGRWAAKRHLPRKLGHRQGVETVRRMVRAVGERGIPYLTLFGFSTENWRRPPEEVEDLMGLLRLYIRRDLAELHKNNVRIRIIGSREGLADDIVRMIAEAEDLTAGNAGLRLTIAFNYGGQSEITRATLRIAEAVARGDLKPCDITPDTVADHLDTHDLPDPDLIIRTSGDKRLSNFLIWQAAYAELVFVETLWPDFNDEVLGEALADYASRERRFGAREPWTPQP
- the frr gene encoding ribosome recycling factor, with product MAEDGSGVDLDDIELRMHGALDNLMSEFGGLRTGRASASLLDPVMVDAYGAKTPLNQVGNVSVPEPRLITVSVWDKGLVGPVEKAIRDAGLGVNPVADGTLIRVGIPELNEERRVELTKVAGKYAEAARVAVRNVRRDAMDHLKKAEKGGDIGKDDHKKLSEKVQGLTDKAVADVDAALATKEAEIMQV
- the pyrH gene encoding UMP kinase, which translates into the protein MSEPQYKRVLLKVSGEALMGEEAYGIDLNVVQRIAGEVKEALAIGVEVCLVIGGGNIFRGLKGAAEGMDRASADYMGMLATVMNALAVQNGLEQQGVPTRVLSAIPMTTVCEPYIRRRAVRHMEKGRVVIFAAGTGNPFFTTDTAAALRASEMGCDALMKGTQVDGVYTADPKLDPNAKRYERLGYMQVLADDLKVMDASAISLCRDNSIPIVVFNIHETGEFGRVLKGEGRATIVENEAA